In Glycine max cultivar Williams 82 chromosome 15, Glycine_max_v4.0, whole genome shotgun sequence, the DNA window GTTTGAAGATCAAGAATTTCTAAGCTGTTTCTTTACTCTCCTAGTTGAGAACTAGATCTCATGATCtctcttttgattcttttctaATGCGAAAAGCCTTaccattttagaaattaaatgagGAAGAAGCAAGACTACACCAGCCAGCAGCTGAAACTACCATGTCTAGAAATCAAAATGCAAATATCAATATCAGGTGGGTTTCTTTGCCTAAACTTCCATGTGAACATTTGATTCTGTTTATTTTCCCCTCATCAAGGGTCTGAAGGTTCTCTGTTTATGGTTTAACTATCTAATGTTCCTCATGGCTTggtcttttttaaatttaatggaCAACTATTGTAAAATTTCCTCAGATTATGACTCtgaattttaatttggttttgttttcatTGTTTCAGAGAAAATAGCTCTTCAGTAGAAGGTCCAGAATGTGCCAACATGGACAAAAAGAGTGTGGAGGTTAACGGCAATGTTAAAAGGAAACAATCTGAAGTAATTTGTGAAGCACAATATCCTAACAAATCACCAAAGAACGATCATGATGATAAACAATCATTGCCAAACAATAGTTTGGGTACTTTGAAAAAACCGAGTGGAGATAAGCTGGACTGGAAAGTTTTAAGACCATCTAGTGTCAAACAAAGTAGATGAGtttattgattatttgatttgatagcATACAAATTATGCTAGCTTTGGTTCTGTTTCAGGCATTGGGCATTTATATCGTTAGTCGTGGTTTTGTTAGGCTGTTTATCCATTGGTATAAAGACCTTCACATTTTCTTGTTAAGATTCAGGATTTAACCTGCTAATTTAGATTGAATACTTTTAGATTAAAGGGCTAAAACAAAAGCCTCATGAGTGTTTTTTTGTATCATCTTATGttgtattttatgaaattgtTAGTCTTTTGGAAATGTGCTTTTAGCTATTAAATATAGTTTGATATTAAAATGTATCGTGGTTACaagtgaaatattttgtttatggttACATACGTACGTACGCTAATAATATTCTACACAATACAAGACTGACGCCGAAATGAACAACTTCATAAATGTAGCGTACAATGAGTGTGTTGTCATAAATCACGTTAATATCTATAAATACGATACGTAGAAGCTATTGCCTTTTGTTTTACTTCGCTTGTGAGTCAAAttaagatttataaaaaaagcaaACACGTTGTAATTCATTTCCGCAAACGCTATAATTTTGACCTTTTCTCTTCGTTCTTTTGTCTTTGCTATTTTTGTCTCAGAAAGTCTTCATCAGCCACTTGCCCCCTGATATGAATTGTGTGTTGGCTTCCAAATGATGATTCAGTCTTGAGAGTTGAGACCATTGTAAACATCACAACTCATTTGTGCACTCACCAGATTAGACTCTCTCGTGTCACTACTCATTTGTGGAAACCCCACAACTTTTATGAAAGCCTTTTGAATTGGTTAGAGTCATAGATAAATTAACTAGGACTCTAATTATTTACAACAAATAAGCCAAACAGACAATACTGTTTATAGTGCAGTATTGTGCAGACTGTAAAGGCAGATGACTTCTTTCTCACAGAAGACAGTGCAATACGTGGTACATTAATGAAGATGTCCCTGTCTAATCCGTAATTGAGAGAGTATTGTCAGATGTAACTGCTGTTTTTCTGTTTGGTTTGTTCCTATGGTTTACTAGATTTAGTCTCCATTGTGATgtccttttttcttatttttgcttCTGTCATTCCTTACCATCGGTAGTAAATTTGTGCTTCATCAAGAAAGGAAATGTGTCATGCCATACCAGCTAGGAAGTGAATTCAACAGCAATGTCTAAAAATGTGGAAACATATGGAGAAAGCAAAATAGAAAAGAGTAGTTTATTGCATTTTCATTAACCGACCTAAGAGTAGATAACTAGTTACTAGTTACAAGACACTTTCTGGACAATGCTTAAGCAGGAGTCCAAGCAGAAATGGCATTCAGAATACGCCCTTTCCACCCCAGCAAAACCCACTTGCCATCCTCAGCCACTACAAAATCTTTGTGATATTCCTTCTTCACCATTTCCTTTTCATGATTCACCAGCTGAGGATCAAAACGGACTTGCTTGAACCCAGCTCTCTGGTTCCTAACCTGCCACTGCTTATAGGTCTCCGGTCTCTCAACCCTCTCAGCCCCCTCACACGCTATGACATTGATGGCATCCCTTCCAAACAACCCTTTTTCAAGCATCACTCTTTCTGGGTCTTCACGTGGCACATTAGcttcaaacatatcaaacagTGATGAGAAGTGGTAGAGTGCCTCCCTAAACCGAGTCAGGAAAAAGGGTGCACTATAAGTGCCATTGACCACCCCATGGATGAACATGTTTGGATTGATCATCCTTATCAACTTCAACACAGCATCTCTTGGAGACTTCACTTCCACAGTTTCATCAGGCAAGTTCTTCAGCCGGTAGAAACAGCTAACAACAGTTACTTCATTCCTGTCTATCTTGAGATCTGCAAGTTTTATAGTTTCCCATTTCTGTGCAAGACAATTGTATTCAAAAGGGACATTGAACTTCTTGCAGTAGTTTGCCAAACGTCGTCCAGTCTCCTCGACCCTTTCTGCAGGCCGAAATCCCGGCTGAGGAAGTTCAATTCCTGTTATACGAAGCCTCGGAGGACCACCATGCCTTTCTGAGAGCTTCTTGATAAGGCATGGCCACTGAAAACCATAGCAAATGCCAAAATCAATAATATGAACACTGCCCTCATTTTCCACAAGACTAACAATGTCTGGGTTGCCAAATAATTTGTCAACCTCTGCAAAGGAGAGGATGTAACATATAGTTTGTAAGCTTTCAACATATCAGCGGAAGTTGTTCCTTCTAGGGGCATGTATGATGGGGTCCCAGCAGCCAACCTTGTCTCAAGGCCATTGGCAAAGTAATGAGCCAAACGCTGGAGTCCATCCCCAAAAGCTGAAGAGTGTTGCCTAATCTGGCTGAGTAAGTCATTTGCATTCCGTTGGTCAAAGCTTGCCACGGCCTGCGCACATTGAGTTAGAAGGGTCCATAAATCTACAGCTGTGCCGGCTTTGGTGGACACTTTCTTCGAACGCGATCGTGTCCCCTTTCCATTGGACCCTCCTAAATTAACACTTTGTGATGGTTCTGCAGCAGCACAAAGGAGGGATTGACTTCTTCCAGATTGACAAAGCAGCACCTCATCTAAGATCTCTGGTGACTCTGACTCGTCCGAAAAGACGGCTGAAACCTTGCtgcctcttcttccttcttgtTCATGAAAAGCATAATCATCCATCCCATGGCTTCTCTTTTCTCTTGGTGCTGAAGCTGAAAAACCCTCTTCCACCATCAGTGGCTTCTTGGTCTGACTCTGAGACTGAAAGAGATTCCAGGTTCCATCATGAAAATAGCCAGCAGCTTGTGACTTCACAAATGGATCATGAAAAAAGCCAACACCTGGTGACTCCCCAGATGGATCATGTGGGGAATCAACTAGAGGGGTTTGTAGTTGTAAGAAAGAAGAATCAAATTCACCAACACCGTTGACCAAGACAGACTCACATGAATTATCAGTGGTGCAGCTGCCGTTGCTCTCGAAGCTAGCATTGCGACCATAATTTTCATCAGAGTCTGTGATGCTAACACTTTCATCACGGAAACGAGAAGAAGGTTGATGGAGAAGAGCATCATGGAAGGATTTTTCAGCAGCCTGGAGTCTCAAACATTCCTGCAACATGCAGGGTTTGCGCTCCAGGTCGTCTTCCTCGTCCATGAGGATGTCGCTTATGTATCTGAGGATTTGGTTGGAGTATTTGGTTACCTCTGTGGATTCTCCACCTGAGCTTGCGCCGGAAGAAAGGGAAGAAGATGAATCATCAAACTCAAAGTCAAACCCCTTCTCTACTTGGTTCTGATTTGAAAATTCCGTGATAGGACCACTAAAGTTTTGCACAAGAGAGTTCATGTTGAACTCGACCAAGAAATTACAAGACATGTACCTGAAGAAGTTCAGATTGTTTCAAAGAAGCCAACAATAATTGACAAGGAACCAAGGACAGAACAAGAAACAGGGACAGGAACCGGATCATATGAAAGAAATGGGAACAATACACTAGGGATCAATTCAATATAATAGCAGGCAAGATTCAGAAATCGAAATAGCAGCCTCTAGTGATGATAATCATTTTATACAACATAAGAAATGAATGAAGGTAAATCAATTAGAGTAAAAACATTATAGTATAATAATGCCTATAGAACCTGATGGTGAATCTAACTTAGGGAAACCAAACCAAGTAGTAATAGTAGTTTGGTTGCAGAGTACCTCGTAGACTCAGACAATCTCCAACTGATCGAAGTGAAACCAACACTGTTGGATGATAAGGGGTCGTACCTTTGTTATATAGAATTTATAAAATGATGCGTGATTTTTTACCAAGGAAGGTTCTGGGAAGAACAGTCAAAGCCGCCAAGCCACTTTTTGGACTATTTTCTAATGTAGACTAGTATATGTATATCTTCGTGCGTTACAAGATAAAACTAGAGAAAACCTAAACTATATTTTcctaaaaatttaataagaagttcctttaaaaaaaataataagaa includes these proteins:
- the LOC100500463 gene encoding uncharacterized protein LOC100500463 (The RefSeq protein has 1 substitution compared to this genomic sequence) → MARRELSSTLKNLKFMQRAALREEKTKKEEEIRPDVSVGTSTAVTRKCVVIMEGDPHPGAPKGRMPFQSFNPSVDKLNEEEARLHQPAAETTMSRNQNANINIRENSSSVEGPECANMDKKSVEVNGNVKRKQSEVICEAQYPNKSPKNDHDDKQSLPNNSLGTLKKPSGDKLDWKVLRPSSVKQSR